One Hermetia illucens chromosome 4, iHerIll2.2.curated.20191125, whole genome shotgun sequence DNA segment encodes these proteins:
- the LOC119655494 gene encoding trypsin beta-like has product MLHLIAFAFLAFGSIAYGGVLPRGLVPVSNGRIYGGKEAKLGQFPYQASMRYFGLHRCGASIYRHDAVLLAAHCTHELPADLMEIAMGTIYRNRGGEERWIRLIIQHKDFDPETYKNDIAIIIMERSVDFSDTIQPIPLASIGEDLKAGTLATVTGWGIMNDEGHLPDIFHYVKIRIVDHAECVQVYKDLNPVEDHMLCAGEPEGGKDACDGDSGGPLVVENKLYGIVSWGDDCAKPGVPGVYTSVAAFRSWIKSQYE; this is encoded by the coding sequence ATGTTGCATCTCATTGCATTCGCATTTTTGGCTTTCGGATCCATCGCCTATGGTGGTGTACTCCCTCGGGGGCTAGTTCCAGTTTCGAATGGGCGGATCTACGGTGGTAAAGAGGCCAAACTGGGGCAGTTCCCGTATCAGGCCAGTATGCGATACTTCGGGCTACATCGTTGCGGGGCATCCATTTATCGTCACGATGCTGTCCTTCTTGCTGCTCACTGCACTCACGAATTACCAGCTGACCTGATGGAGATAGCTATGGGAACAATATACCGGAATCGAGGAGGAGAGGAGCGATGGATACGTTTGATCATACAACACAAAGATTTCGACCCGGAGACCTACAAAAACGATATTGCGATAATTATAATGGAAAGATCTGTGGACTTCAGCGATACTATCCAACCCATACCTTTGGCAAGCATCGGCGAGGACTTGAAGGCTGGAACTTTGGCTACGGTAACCGGTTGGGGAATTATGAATGATGAAGgacatttaccagacatttTTCACTACGTGAAAATTAGGATTGTAGACCATGCCGAATGTGTTCAAGTCTATAAGGACCTTAACCCGGTGGAAGATCATATGCTTTGTGCGGGTGAACCGGAAGGAGGAAAGGATGCATGCGACGGAGACTCTGGTGGACCATTGGTTGTTGAGAATAAGCTCTACGGTATAGTTTCTTGGGGGGATGACTGTGCTAAGCCAGGAGTTCCCGGTGTGTATACCAGTGTTGCAGCTTTCCGCTCTTGGATTAAAAGCCAATACGAATGA